A genome region from Streptomyces xanthophaeus includes the following:
- a CDS encoding S41 family peptidase: MSHDVAYLRFPHLHDDLLCFATEDDLWVAPLVPDGQTPGRAWRITVDRTRVGHPRFSPDGKHIAFTTWRSLDPEIHLAPVDGGPARQLSYWGALDTRVCGWTPPDEDGRSDILAVSSHSQPFSYFAWAYTLPTDGSPGGRLPWGPVSDIQVHATEEGERHSLLLTGKPPHEPAAWKRYRGGATGRLWLHGQRLLEDVEGHLDSPMFVGGRIAFLSDHEGIGNLYSCLPDGTDLRRHTDHEEFYARHASSDGSRVVYQCAGDLWLVESLDRDAVPRKLDVRLGGPRAGRRTYQVPAASHVDSLSVDATGRASAVVVRGSLYWLTHRDGPARTIADTPGVRVRLPEMLGSGGQVAYVTDAEGEDAIEIAYLPRASGEREPRRLASGELGRVTELLSDPDGERLAIASNDGRLLLIDATEESNGEVTELIRSINGPVTDLAFSPDGAWLTWSHPGIGRSLRQIKMARISGPGARTVVDVTNGRFEDENPVFTRDGRYLAFLSWRGFDPVYDVHTGDLSFPLGCRPYLVPLNSATPSPFALSAEGRPAAGGLDVAEGDSGEADGAVTVEVEGLESRVTPFPVTASKYSALYPVHGGGLVWLRWPISGALGETFANPADISGKPTLEHFDLTKARKTELASGLDWFAVSGDGTRLVINDDGDLRAVPATESGDSDSTVYLDLRRILHEVDPAAEWRQAYEEAGRIIRAYFWEPKMCGIDWDGILAQYRSLVERVASPDEFADLLREVLGELGTSHAYVSPARRNEGPPHYQRAIGLLGANLFPRDGEWVVSRILPGESSDSKARSPLAGTGIREGAVLTHVDGRPVDPVAGPYPLLAAAGGTTVELTFQPAAGEGRARRVAIVPLIDERPLRYQDWVSKRREAVREISGGRCGYLHIPDMGGSGWAQFNRDLRMEMSRPALIVDVRGNAGGHISELVVEKLTRSILGWDLTRNAQPVSYASNAPRGPIVALADEATSSDGDMITAAFKLLGLGPVVGLRTWGGVVGMTGRHTLGDGTVITVPMNAAWFPEYGWSVENHGVEPDLEIQRTPLDWAEGRHAQLDDAVHLALELLEQDPAAVPPGYTDVPDRRRPKLPPRE; this comes from the coding sequence GTGAGTCACGACGTCGCGTACCTCCGGTTCCCGCACCTGCACGACGACCTTCTCTGCTTCGCCACCGAGGACGACCTGTGGGTCGCCCCGCTGGTCCCCGACGGCCAGACACCCGGACGGGCCTGGCGCATCACCGTCGACCGGACCCGCGTCGGCCACCCGCGCTTCTCCCCCGACGGCAAGCACATCGCCTTCACCACCTGGCGCAGCCTCGACCCCGAGATCCACCTCGCCCCCGTCGACGGCGGCCCCGCCCGCCAGCTGAGCTACTGGGGCGCCCTCGACACCCGCGTCTGCGGCTGGACCCCGCCCGACGAGGACGGCCGCAGCGACATCCTGGCCGTGTCCTCGCACAGCCAGCCCTTCTCCTACTTCGCCTGGGCCTACACCCTGCCGACCGACGGCAGCCCCGGCGGGCGCCTGCCCTGGGGACCCGTCTCCGACATCCAGGTGCACGCCACGGAGGAGGGCGAGCGGCACTCCCTGCTCCTCACCGGCAAGCCGCCGCACGAGCCCGCCGCCTGGAAGCGCTACCGCGGCGGGGCCACCGGCCGGCTGTGGCTGCACGGACAACGGCTGCTGGAGGACGTCGAGGGCCACCTCGACTCCCCGATGTTCGTGGGCGGCCGGATCGCCTTCCTCTCCGACCACGAGGGCATCGGCAACCTGTACTCCTGCCTGCCCGACGGCACCGATCTGCGCCGCCACACCGACCACGAGGAGTTCTACGCCCGGCACGCCTCCAGCGACGGCTCCCGCGTCGTCTACCAGTGCGCCGGCGACCTCTGGCTCGTCGAGTCCCTGGACCGGGACGCCGTCCCGCGCAAGCTCGACGTCCGCCTCGGCGGCCCGCGTGCGGGCCGCCGTACGTACCAGGTGCCGGCCGCCAGCCACGTCGACTCGCTCTCCGTGGACGCCACCGGGCGCGCCAGCGCGGTCGTGGTGCGCGGCAGCCTCTACTGGCTGACCCACCGCGACGGCCCGGCCCGCACCATCGCCGACACCCCGGGCGTACGCGTACGGCTGCCGGAGATGCTCGGCAGCGGCGGGCAGGTCGCCTACGTCACCGACGCCGAGGGCGAGGACGCGATCGAGATCGCCTACCTGCCGCGGGCCTCCGGGGAACGGGAGCCGCGCCGGCTGGCCTCGGGCGAGCTGGGGCGGGTCACCGAGCTGCTCTCGGACCCGGACGGCGAGCGGCTCGCCATCGCCTCCAACGACGGCCGGCTGCTGCTCATCGACGCCACCGAGGAGTCCAACGGCGAGGTCACCGAGCTGATCCGGTCGATCAACGGCCCCGTCACCGACCTCGCCTTCTCCCCCGACGGGGCCTGGCTGACCTGGTCGCACCCGGGCATCGGGCGTTCGCTGCGGCAGATCAAGATGGCCCGGATCTCGGGCCCCGGCGCCCGTACCGTCGTCGACGTCACCAACGGCCGCTTCGAGGACGAGAATCCGGTCTTCACCCGGGACGGGCGTTACCTGGCCTTCCTGTCCTGGCGCGGTTTCGACCCGGTCTACGACGTGCACACCGGCGACCTGTCCTTCCCGCTGGGCTGCCGCCCCTATCTGGTGCCGCTGAACTCCGCGACCCCCTCCCCCTTCGCACTCTCCGCCGAGGGCCGGCCCGCGGCCGGCGGTCTCGACGTGGCGGAGGGCGACTCGGGCGAGGCCGACGGCGCCGTGACCGTGGAGGTGGAGGGGCTGGAGAGCCGCGTCACCCCGTTCCCGGTGACCGCGTCCAAGTACTCGGCCCTCTATCCGGTGCACGGCGGCGGGCTGGTGTGGCTGCGCTGGCCCATCTCGGGCGCGCTCGGCGAGACCTTCGCGAACCCGGCCGACATCAGCGGCAAGCCGACGCTGGAGCACTTCGACCTCACCAAGGCCCGCAAGACCGAACTGGCCTCGGGGCTGGACTGGTTCGCGGTCAGCGGCGACGGCACCCGGCTCGTGATCAACGACGACGGCGACCTGCGGGCGGTCCCGGCGACCGAGTCGGGCGACAGCGACTCGACCGTCTACCTGGACCTGCGGCGCATCCTGCACGAGGTGGACCCGGCTGCCGAATGGCGCCAGGCCTACGAGGAGGCCGGGCGGATCATCCGCGCGTACTTCTGGGAGCCGAAGATGTGCGGCATCGACTGGGACGGGATCCTCGCCCAGTACCGCTCCCTGGTCGAACGGGTCGCCTCGCCCGACGAGTTCGCCGACCTGCTGCGCGAGGTCCTCGGCGAACTCGGCACCTCGCACGCCTACGTCTCCCCCGCACGCCGCAACGAAGGCCCCCCGCACTACCAGCGGGCGATCGGCCTGCTCGGCGCCAACCTCTTCCCCCGGGACGGGGAATGGGTGGTCAGCCGGATCCTGCCCGGCGAGTCCTCGGACTCCAAGGCCCGCTCCCCGCTGGCCGGCACCGGCATCCGGGAGGGCGCGGTGCTCACCCACGTGGACGGCCGTCCGGTGGACCCGGTCGCCGGGCCCTATCCGCTGCTGGCGGCGGCGGGCGGCACCACGGTGGAGCTGACCTTCCAGCCCGCGGCGGGCGAGGGCCGGGCCCGCCGGGTCGCCATCGTGCCGCTGATCGACGAACGGCCACTGCGCTACCAGGACTGGGTGTCCAAGCGGCGCGAGGCGGTCCGGGAGATCAGCGGCGGCCGGTGCGGCTACCTCCACATCCCCGACATGGGCGGCTCGGGCTGGGCGCAGTTCAACCGCGACCTGCGGATGGAGATGTCCCGGCCCGCGCTGATCGTGGACGTACGCGGCAACGCGGGCGGCCACATCAGCGAGCTGGTGGTGGAGAAGCTGACCCGTTCCATCCTCGGCTGGGACCTGACGCGCAACGCGCAGCCGGTCAGTTACGCCTCCAACGCGCCCCGCGGTCCGATCGTGGCGCTGGCCGACGAGGCGACCTCCTCCGACGGGGACATGATCACCGCGGCCTTCAAACTGCTGGGCCTGGGCCCGGTGGTGGGCCTGCGCACCTGGGGCGGGGTGGTCGGCATGACCGGCCGCCACACCCTCGGGGACGGCACGGTGATCACGGTGCCGATGAATGCCGCCTGGTTCCCGGAGTACGGCTGGTCGGTGGAGAACCACGGCGTGGAGCCGGACCT
- a CDS encoding TetR/AcrR family transcriptional regulator, with protein sequence MTEAMAARRSRITPERQAELHEAVLDLLRDVGYEALTMDAVAARTKSSKATLYRQWGSKPELVAKALRCTQPVSLREIDTGSLRGDFALMVEHSDDAQMAKDTALMRGLAHAVHESPELHKALRDLLVDPEINGLQAMLRRAVDRGEIRPDCPALDFVPHMLIGAFIALPLIEDRPVDRAFLGDFIDAVVFPALGV encoded by the coding sequence ATGACCGAGGCGATGGCGGCCCGGCGTAGCCGGATCACCCCCGAGCGGCAGGCCGAACTGCACGAGGCGGTCCTCGACCTCCTGCGTGACGTCGGCTACGAGGCGCTGACCATGGACGCGGTCGCCGCCCGTACGAAGTCCAGCAAGGCCACCCTCTACCGCCAGTGGGGGAGCAAGCCGGAGCTGGTCGCCAAGGCCCTGCGCTGCACGCAGCCGGTCTCGCTGCGCGAGATCGACACGGGCAGCCTGCGCGGGGACTTCGCGCTCATGGTCGAGCACTCCGACGACGCGCAGATGGCCAAGGACACCGCGCTGATGCGGGGTCTGGCCCATGCCGTCCACGAGAGCCCGGAGCTGCACAAGGCCCTGCGCGACCTGCTGGTCGACCCGGAGATCAACGGTCTCCAGGCGATGCTGCGGCGCGCGGTGGACCGGGGCGAGATCCGCCCGGACTGTCCGGCGCTCGACTTCGTACCGCACATGCTCATCGGGGCGTTCATCGCGCTCCCGCTGATCGAGGACCGCCCGGTGGACCGGGCCTTCCTCGGTGACTTCATCGATGCCGTGGTCTTCCCCGCCCTCGGCGTCTGA